The stretch of DNA gcaggcagggccgggggaaCGGAGACAGGCATGGCCATGGTGGACTGTGGGGGGCAGGTGAAGTGCAAATATGGTGCCGGAGAGCTGGAgccagggaggagagaaggaagaaggttactgtgggggggggagatcaTCTACCCCGtatccctcaccccaacccttaGCCCAATCAGATCCATGGGCCCTTCCAGTATCCCCACCCTGGATTAGACCTATAGTCCCATCCAGTCTGGTAGCCACCCCCTCCATCAGTGCAACAAGCTCATCCAGCCTGGTATGCCCCTACCCCGTAACACAGTCCCCCAGAGGTCAGGCTCCATCTGATCATACTTACTGCTGTTAGGTTTCTAGTTATCACTACCCTTAAGTAGCTAAtgctctgctctaaccactagatcccactcccatCCCTGaatcagggatagaacccagaagtctaccccccctcccccagtccaagaTCTAAGCACTAGGCAGCACTGCCCAGCCCGTCAGCACTACTGAGCTGGCAGGCCCCGATTTGTACCTGGGAAAGTGGGTGGTGGGGCGGCTGGGGGGCGTGGACTGGGacgtctcctcctccccatcgCTCTCGCTGTCCTCAGAAtcctcctgtgggggcagggtaAGCAGGGGCTCAGCATGGAGATGGCACCATCTGAGGGACACAGTGACTGATGctccccagagctggccccatgggaaactgaagcagagagaggggaaaaggacGCAACCTGGTtcggaatagaacccaagagtcctggctctcagcaccgccccctgctgtaaccaccaGACCCTACACCCCTCCTGGGACACCCAGCCCATAGATCATACAGGGAGGCAGCCAGGAGGGGCAACCTCCAAAGACGGGGAGGGGACGGCATTCCAGACCCTTCACCATCTGTGCCCCACGGGGGACTACCCGTCTCACTCAGCTCCCCATGCACCTCAGCAAGGCTCAGCCAGAAGGGGGCACTGCTGCATGCAGGACGCAGCCTGTGGGCTGGGAGACACCTCCTGCCAGATTCACCTCCTGCTCGGAGTCCGTGCCTGACTGCTTCGGGTCCTTTCCTTTGCTGCCAGTGCCGCCGTTCTTCCGCCCACTGCCCGGCTTCCGGCCCCTACGTCCGGAGAGAGACCAAGAAATCATGGGGGCACTGCCAATGGATGGGGGCTCCAGCAGAGATTGGTGCAGAAGGAATCCCTTGACCGCATCCCAGGGTCACCCAGCCAGTCCCCGGACTCCACATCAGGGCTCCCGGCCACATACCACCCCAATGCCTTTCAGCAACGCTTTGGGATTCCACCTCCCAAGCTCCCAACCCAGCCACAGCACTCCCCACTGGGACAGTCACCTATGACGTGGGCCAGTCCCCCGCGGGATGCAACAGGGAAGAGGTATTTAGGAATTGCTTTGCCACATCACTGGAGTGTAGACATCTCTGGTGTGGGGCATGGTGGCGGAGTAACAacacacagcaacactgcacaggTTCAGGGtaggaagcaaagagaagcccCACACCTAGTTCTGATGGCAGAGCGGGGGTCTTGGGAGGCAGAATGGAATCAGCAGAATGGGAATTGAGCTACGACACCGGAGTTCATTTCCAGATTCTTAGTGAAGTGCGATAGCATCTACAGTCACCACCACCGTCTGTCCACGtcttcctgcagcacagcaccccctagtacTGTGCTGGGGCCAGCAGTGACTGAAAGGGGGCACTTCCGGTACTGagtcccaccccgccccctgcagcacactGGGGCATCAAGGCCAGCACTGGCTGTGAAGGGAGAGTGCTCTCTACTGAGCCCCTAGGGGCCTCATTCCCGGTGGCACACTGGGGCATCCATTGGCCAGCACTGGCTGTAAGGGaagagcaccccctactgagcctctgccccgctccctgTAGCGCAGCGCCTCCTATTGCCCACCTCCTGGAGACCTTCTCGCCCTCAGCGTGGTTATCCTCCACATCTCCCTGCATGTCAGGCACCGAGGCTACCAGATCCTTGAGGAAGTCGAACTGCTGCTCCAGCTCTATGCACTGCTTCCTGCAGGGAGCGGAGAGCAGCTCAgactctgggggaagggactgCAGCACCTCCACCCCCAGAAACCCTGGGGacctgacccccagcccctatTGGCTTCCTGAGGGCTACTAGAGACCCCCATGGTATatccatcccagctggggatgcagtgttcaaagcccctcctccccctccataaCAACACAATAATCACCATTACCTCCATGAGCCTCAGCCCTGCTCGGGATTAGTGCTTCACCCCCGCCTcccacccagttgaaaaggggggaaactgaggcatagaggaggggaagggactgTCCAGAAGTGCCACAGTGGCAAAGCGGGGAACcaaacctaggagtcctggctcctagccccctgCTCCAAGAAAAGTGGGAGAGGTCTTTCTGTAGCAGGGCAGGTCTGCTTGTGGAGTAGATCTGGCATTTCTTTGCTCCAGTACTGCGGGGGTTAGGTCAGAAAGTCCCCAGCTGGGCAGAAGCGGGGGGAATGCAGGTGGAAGTAGGGTACTTACAGGTGAGAGGTGGTCATGGTCTTGGCATTTCTGGATTGTGTCACCTGACAGGCCTTCCTGAGGAGCGACTCCAGGAAGAGCTCCAGCGCCCGGGCTAGGGCAAGCCAAGGGTTAAGGGAACTCAGCACTGCGATCAGAACAGAACACTGCTTGTACTAGGATCATTGTTCATGTGGATAGAACCCaagaatcctggctcccagccttcccccatcctgctctgacccactagccctcctcccctcccagaggtggGGATAGAACCAGAagacctggctcccagtccctctcATCCCCCCAGTCTAAGAccatctccctcccagagctaggagagaacccaggagttatGACTTCCAGCCTCCTCCCGCCACTAGATGAGCTACCTCTGATTCTCTGTCTAACCTGCTGTTGTAATTAGCCACCAGCCAGGGCATTGAAACCTACAGGATGATGACCCAAGCCTGGCTGAGAGGGAGATTCCTCAGGATTGGCCAGACCACAAGGCAACAATTGGGGTTTCAGGAGTGGGAGCTGGGCAACACAGCACTCCCAAGGATACATATTATGACAGGGACGGCAGCGGCCACCTTCCCAATCTCCTCATCTGTCTGCATGATCTTCTTGATCCGGGCCTGGAGGGGAGACAAGAAGAAATAGTTAATATCAGGGGTGGGGTGTCCCACTCTCCTATCAACATTCAGTGCCAGGGACATGGCTGTGTGGACCAGAGAgagtgccccctagaggggaaaggcacCATAACTCATTCGCCATTCCCCTGAACCAGCCAGTCTGCTGCCCTAACAGCAAAAGGCCCCAGATCCCATTCCATGCCCCCTGGAACCAGACAGTCCCTGACCTAGGGCTAGATTTGTACTCCCAGGCCCTCTGCTCTAACCGCTCGACCCCACTCCTCTCAAGTGACTTTAGATCCCCGGACACAGGTGCCATGCACCTCTCCAATTCATACATTACATTGTCACCCCTTCCCTGGGTCATCCTTCCCTGCGTCCCCAGGAAGGTGGTTGCTCCCGCGGGGGTTGACACAAGAGCAAAGCCTCCATGGGTCACTGGCTCCTCAGCCTCTGTGGTGACTAGGGGACTGTGGGTGGTTGTCAGGCAGGGGCCAAGGCTGAGAACTGTCAACTTGTTCCATGCTTGCCCAACCCCCATGGAACATCACCTCTACCCAAGG from Eretmochelys imbricata isolate rEreImb1 chromosome 7, rEreImb1.hap1, whole genome shotgun sequence encodes:
- the DRAP1 gene encoding dr1-associated corepressor isoform X2 — encoded protein: MPSKKKKYNARFPPARIKKIMQTDEEIGKVAAAVPVIISRALELFLESLLRKACQVTQSRNAKTMTTSHLGRKPGSGRKNGGTGSKGKDPKQSGTDSEQEEDSEDSESDGEEETSQSTPPSRPTTHFPSSPAPYLHFTCPPQSTMAMPVSVPPALPAMMPSAPAPPAPAQDEEEEDYDS
- the DRAP1 gene encoding dr1-associated corepressor isoform X1, with translation MPSKKKKYNARFPPARIKKIMQTDEEIGKVAAAVPVIISRALELFLESLLRKACQVTQSRNAKTMTTSHLKQCIELEQQFDFLKDLVASVPDMQGDVEDNHAEGEKVSRRGRKPGSGRKNGGTGSKGKDPKQSGTDSEQEEDSEDSESDGEEETSQSTPPSRPTTHFPSSPAPYLHFTCPPQSTMAMPVSVPPALPAMMPSAPAPPAPAQDEEEEDYDS